The following proteins are encoded in a genomic region of Odontesthes bonariensis isolate fOdoBon6 chromosome 19, fOdoBon6.hap1, whole genome shotgun sequence:
- the LOC142368407 gene encoding butyrophilin subfamily 3 member A2-like, with protein MDLCMIRWSVVVFVSWCRAAPVSESVGVSVGAPHSVQRGHAATLPCWLNPPQSAEDLEVRWYRDHFDVPVMLYKAKKFETGSQEASYVGRVSFGLKDTTSGGLKSGDVSLKLDNVTIKDAGDYTCYASSFQEYDSSTVNLRVTETGRSPLLSFVWKEDNMVNVSCESEGWYPRPELQWSDQTQDLTHNSVVHSEVTSGLYSVHSWLLAPGSSDVSCSIGLPNMVAKEARMHIRKTPEKESSTGGWVAFGILLIIALAVLGALYYRKRGKKSTECSKENEPLLSNEPTALSAARKFYENIKLEDTGNEYLKIKGNILRDASVGNFQDGESVPCLTAIKGTTGFSEGQHYWEVSLGKEGAGLKKSWWIGVTSVTENLQKNRLSPNTSNHFWFLSSSEDTLQFSTEPPVSLPVQSRPKTVGVLLDCAKGNLSFYDVEKNRLIGSFITSFKEKVFPFFNPGKGDAAPMEILHKLEQSSDKENAVDLEGGEAISQSTA; from the exons ATGG ACTTGTGCATGATTCGGTGGTCTGTGGTGGTGTTTGTCTCGTGGTGCCGTGCTGCTCCTG TTTCAGAGAGCGTTGGGGTTTCGGTTGGGGCTCCACATTCAGTGCAACGCGGCCATGCGGCCACATTGCCGTGCTGGCTCAATCCTCCGCAAAGTGCAGAGGACCTGGAAGTACGCTGGTATCGTGATCACTTTGATGTCCCAGTCATGCTGTACAAGGCAAAAAAGTTTGAGACTGGATCCCAAGAAGCTTCATATGTTGGCCGAGTCTCGTTTGGCTTAAAGGACACAACGTCTGGCGGGCTGAAGTCAGGCGACGTGAGTCTGaagctggacaatgtgacaattaAGGATGCAGGAGATTACACTTGTTATGCCAGCAGCTTCCAGGAATATGACAGCTCAACTGTGAACCTCCGGGTGACGG AGACAGGAAGATCCCCTCTTCTGTCTTTCGTGTGGAAAGAAGATAACATGGTGAACGTGAGCTGTGAATCTGAAGGCTGGTATCCACGGCCTGAGCTGCAGTGGTCAGACCAGACACAAGATCTGACCCATAACAGTGTGGTGCACAGCGAGGTCACCTCTGGCCTTTATTCAGTCCACAGCTGGCTTCTTGCTCCAGGATCCTCGGACGTGTCCTGCTCAATAGGTCTGCCTAATATGGTGGCAAAGGAGGCTAGAATGCACATAAGAAAAACTCCtgaaaaag AGTCCTCCACGGGCGGATGGGTGGCTTTCGGCATACTCCTCATAATTGCATTGGCTGTCCTCGGAGCTTTGTACTACAGGAAGAGAG GGAAGAAATCCACTGAGTGCAGTAAGG agaATGAACCACTTTTATCAA ATGAGCCGACAGCTTTATCAGCGGCTCGCAAGTTTTATG AAAATATTAAATTGGAGGACACAGGTAATGAATACCTCAAAATCAAAGGGAATATTCTGAGAGACGCCAGCGTTGGAAACTTTCAAGATGGAGAAAGTGTTCCGTGTCTCACAGCAATCAAAGGAACAACAGGTTTTTCAGAAGGACAACACTACTGGGAGGTTTCTTTAGGGAAAGAAGGTGCAGGCCTCAAGAAGTCCTGGTGGATTGGAGTTACAAGTGTAACAGaaaaccttcagaaaaatcGTTTATCTCCAAACACATCCAATCATTTCTGGTTCCTGTCATCTTCTGAAGATACTTTACAGTTTAGCACTGAACCCCCAGTATCTCTGCCTGTTCAGTCGAGACCAAAAACAGTTGGTGTGCTTTTGGATTGTGCCAAAGGAAATCTTTCCTTTTATGATGTAGAGAAGAACAGGCTGATTGGGTCCTTTATTACTTCATTTAAAGAGAAAGTGTTTCCATTTTTCAATCCTGGGAAAGGTGACGCTGCACCTATGGAGATACTACATAAGTTAGAGCAGTCTAGCGACAAGGAGAATGCTGTAGATTTAGAGGGAGGAGAGGCTATTTCTCAATCTACAGCATAG
- the LOC142368406 gene encoding uncharacterized protein LOC142368406: protein MAENVRSPFDYREPPTLDSDGDGSKPPPPRGRVCGRKRKGTPVKVCDRVYVTEDEEEESMSEHSYSPGDGQYPEGTEDSLPPPGSPYYLPDPTQLCVPEMGEEGAGGVRGPVLFHPPPNCRIREVHCGTQVRLVVIAIRDIAKGEEITVDYSLTDWGENALEEEPGPHPLSLSVSDYLTPSWSLSPSSSPLTHSEPSDSDREEDEEEEDDDDDDDEEEEIEEIRGRMLRRRKKRKISTEVNSKKKSVPPSSSSASRGPGRPCSSFSCPAPVAPTARSQSSVNTLTPPTTNINNNININIGSSSSGAVSRRQHCPYCGRHYRSLARHLEKHHANQPDVRTAMELAHLHTHSSSNGSASHPHPSSSSTSATHSHSFAVPQPSASNSTPPSLFSRERESPATRLGSGSVSFSLSLSPPSSAQPAAAKKGANLPLPAAKLSTPPMVSRVKSPSPPPPSTPRRGRRMKREKQEEQQKVETESSRNQEELLPPPTPEPDVDPDEDLELSGDGEDDAPEEKNGEVVSTHRQHMSPLLSSLSCLVLYLRHQQHSSFLSLTRSPHSAEAWRLLCHSSLSLLILYNRHRECEVAKLTIQDYRSRITPQPNSPSGMEALLSPFERQVLCHLSRAGVLGKRGRIQPLILPPHCESCLDLLLRTSPNVGVDPESPYVFSRPYHSPATPLRGTDLLRNLARTSGAKNPGAMTATRVRRQVSILTQLLLLEEGEGGAVKRLEDFLEREYHVAQNCSSIIRDPALMGRVGRVVLYGEKEGVLFRGMSLQDICLELDVMSGNSADSFSEDSEPEEDKDEVKEKTEVTAKKKGPGRPPRKKRAPMPSPPVSPQMANDHKRRCVPPKSGKRGVLKRPWSEAERVAVETHLNRNLMELRVPAKADCERCLELCPLLVSNQRDWRAIKFYVHNRIQLLKKQGRRESAAAVS, encoded by the exons ATGGCGGAGAATGTACGGTCGCCTTTTGACTACCGGGAGCCACCGACCCTCGACAGCGACGGGGATGGGAGCAAGCCGCCGCCGCCTCGGGG ccGTGTGTGTGGGAGAAAAAGGAAGGGAACACCTGTTAAGGTGTGTGACCGAGTGTATGTAAcagaagatgaggaggaggagagcatGTCGGAGCACAGCTACAGCCCTG GTGATGGTCAGTACCCAGAGGGCACAGAAGACAGTCTCCCTCCACCTGGCAGTCCCTACTACCTCCCCGATCCCACTCAGCTCTG CGTGCCAGAAATGGGGGAGGAGGGTGCAGGTGGTGTTCGAGGACCAGTGCTTTTCCACCCGCCACCCAATTGCCGGATTAGAGAAGTCCACTGCGGGACCCAGGTGCGGTTGGTTGTCATAGCAATCCGAGACATAGCAAAAGGAGAGGAGATCACAGTGGACTACAGCCTGACGGACTGGGGCGAGAATGCATTG GAGGAAGAGCCTGGCCCCCACCCGCTGTCCCTCTCTGTTTCTGATTACCTGACCCCCTCCTGGTCATTATCACCTTCATCCTCCCCACTCACCCACTCTGAGCCCAGCGACTCAGACCGAGAGGAAGAcgaagaggaggaagatgacGACGACGACGAtgacgaagaagaagaaatcgAGGAGATCCGGGGCCGAATGCTTCGCCGGCGCAAGAAGCGCAAAATATCCACGGAGGTGAATTCCAAGAAGAAAAGCgtgcccccctcctcctcctccgcctccagGGGACCTGGGCGCCCCTGCTCCTCCTTTTCCTGCCCAGCACCCGTTGCACCCACAGCCAGATCCCAGTCCTCGGTCAACACACTGACACCGCCGACCACCAACATAAACAATAACATCAACATAAACATCGGCAGCTCCAGCAGCGGCGCGGTGAGCCGGCGTCAGCACTGCCCTTACTGCGGCCGCCACTATCGCTCCTTAGCACGCCACCTGGAGAAGCATCACGCTAACCAGCCGGACGTCAGAACAGCCATGGAGCTGGCTCACCTCCACACGCACAGCTCTTCGAATGGCAGTGCctcacacccccacccctcttcATCCTCCACCTCTGCTACTCACAGCCATTCCTTTGCTGTCCCTCAGCCCTCTGCCTCTAACTCCACTCCACCCTCCCTCTTCTCCAGGGAGAGGGAATCGCCAGCCACCCGCTTGGGCTCAGGCAGCGTCTCGTTCTCCCTGTCGCTTTCACCGCCTTCTTCAGCTCAGCCTGCAGCCGCAAAGAAGGGGGCTAACTTGCCACTGCCCGCTGCAAAACTCTCCACACCCCCCATGGTGTCCAGAGTGAAGAGTCCGTCACCGCCTCCCCCGTCTACTCCCAGAAGAGGTCGAAGGATGAAGAgggagaagcaggaggagcaaCAGAAGGTGGAGACGGAGAGCTCAAGAAATCAAGAAGAACTGCTGCCCCCTCCTACACCAGAGCCAGATGTTGATCCAGATGAAGATCTGGAGCTGAGTGGAGACGGGGAAGACGACGCACCAGAGGAGAAGAATGGAGAAGTAGTAAG CACACACAGACAACACATGTCTCCGCTCCTGTCGTCCCTGTCTTGCTTGGTCCTCTATCTCCGTCACCAACAACACTCCTCTTTCCTCTCTTTAACTCGTTCTCCTCACTCTGCCGAGGCCTGGCGCCTGCTGTGCCACTCCAGCCTTTCCCTGCTCATCCTCTACAATCGACATCGGGAATGTGAAGTGGCAAAGCTCACTATCCAGGACTACCGCAGCCGTATCACTCCGCAGCCCAACTCCCCCTCTGGCATGGAAGCTCTCCTGTCTCCCTTTGAGCGGCAGGTCCTCTGTCATCTCTCGCGGGCGGGTGTCTTAGGCAAGCGTGGCCGCATCCAGCCACTTATTCTCCCGCCACACTGTGAGTCCTGCCTGGACCTGCTTCTTCGAACCAGCCCCAATGTGGGTGTGGACCCTGAGAGCCCCTACGTCTTCTCCCGGCCCTACCACTCTCCTGCCACCCCTCTGCGTGGCACAGACCTGCTGAGAAACCTGGCTCGAACCAGCGGGGCCAAGAACCCCGGAGCCATGACAGCAACACGAGTTCGCCGGCAGGTATCCATCCTTACCCAACTGCTGCTGTTAGAGGAGGGTGAGGGTGGAGCTGTCAAGCGGCTAGAGGACTTCCTGGAGCGCGAATATCACGTGGCCCAGAACTGCTCCTCGATCATACGAGATCCAGCGCTGATGGGGCGCGTGGGGCGCGTGGTTCTTTATGGAGAAAAGGAGGGAGTGCTTTTCAGGGGGATGAGCCTGCAGGACATCTGCCTCGAGTTAGACG TGATGTCTGGCAATTCAGCAGATTCGTTTTCTGAAGATTCTGAGCCAGAGGAAGACAAAGATGAAGTTAAGGAGAAGACGGAGGTGACGGCAAAGAAGAAAGGACCCGGCCGACCCCCACGGAAGAAGAGAGCACCCATGCCTTCCCCCCCTGTCAGCCCACAGATGGCGAATGACCACAAGAGGAGATGCGTTCCACCCAAATCAG GAAAGCGGGGTGTGCTGAAGCGTCCCTGGTCGGAGGCGGAGCGCGTAGCGGTGGAGACTCACCTGAACAGAAACCTCATGGAACTGCGCGTTCCTGCGAAGGCAGACTGCGAGCGCTGTCTGGaactctgccccctgctggtgagCAACCAGCGAGACTGGAGAGCTATCAAGTTTTACGTTCACAACCGCATCCAGTTGCTGAAGAAGCAGGGAAGGAGGGAAAGCGCCGCCGCAGTCAGTTAG